A region from the Leguminivora glycinivorella isolate SPB_JAAS2020 chromosome 3, LegGlyc_1.1, whole genome shotgun sequence genome encodes:
- the LOC125224700 gene encoding uncharacterized protein LOC125224700: MEDIISRLMQNIDKCLLTKLERNCEECKHHDEYTFRKDILITEFPITFNLLGEVDLRRMPSAADVLSSLLIMYEELQLDAAWNPEVTKEYAKQLNNFLELSCDITFDNMLKVKRPFYEPQEVFDCCMEKIHRRLTPEYFKRYPATIDVYCKLMQNIKDYSIAVNPQQTLPASLLLIDDYMTVHKTKGLQSCAAIFQSMASNGFHAGNYYEVVYTSLKNSLQVQYVNVNKISHICLLELIRLLPAQEKTLKSGDLFVVTLEQIYQESNILRKANNFRFSKKLIEINGVNCANRKKAFCTIVCDNLDTCCNVDVAQMLLPSILECFEEWIKHCWCVWNVRLPSDQQLLSLLLKVMYINIHDDQLSKKLQDIIETLICITTKDDQQHILGSLETRRHLTSHEFLRRLEVARNEARTFANRP; the protein is encoded by the exons ATGGAGGACATAATTTCCAGACTAATGCAAAACATAGATAAGTGTTTGCTAACTAAACTTGAAAGGAATTGTGAAGAATGTAAACATCATGATGAATATACTTTTCGAAAAGATATATTAATCACAGAATTTCCAATCACATTTAACCTCCTTGGAGAGGTGGATCTGAGACGCATGCCATCCGCTGCAGACGTCCTGTCTTCTCTGCTGATAATGTACGAAGAGTTGCAATTAGATGCAGCATGGAATCCAGAGGTTACAAAAGAATATGCTAAACAACTTAATAATTTTCTGGAATTGTCATGTGACATTACATTTGATAACATGCTAAAGGTGAAAAGACCTTTCTATGAGCCACAGGAGGTATTTGACTGTTGCATGGAGAAGATACATCGGAGACTTACACCTGAGTATTTTAAAAGATATCCAGCAACTATAGATGTGTATTGTAAACTCATGCAAAATATAAAA gACTACAGTATAGCTGTGAATCCACAGCAGACATTGCCAGCGTCACTGCTCCTCATTGACGATTATATGACAGTGCACAAGACCAAAGGTTTGCAGAGCTGTGCTGCAATTTTTCAAAGCATG GCATCAAATGGCTTCCACGCTGGCAACTACTATGAGGTTGTGTACACTAGCCTCAAGAACTCTCTGCAGGTGCAGTATGTCAATGTGAACAAGATCTCTCACATCTGTCTCTTGGAACTGATACGACTTCTGCCTGCTCAGGAAAAG ACTTTAAAGTCGGGAGACCTCTTCGTAGTTACCCTAGAGCAGATATACCAAGAGTCCAACATCCTCCGAAAAGCCAACAACTTCCGGTTCAGCAAGAAGCTGATTGAGATCAACGGCGTGAACTGCGCGAACAGAAAGAAGGCATTCTGTACTATCGTGTGTGACAATCTGGACACGTGCTGCAATGTGGATGTGGCACAGATGCTGCTTCCGTCTATTTTAGAG TGTTTCGAAGAATGGATAAAGCACTGCTGGTGCGTATGGAACGTTCGGCTCCCGTCCGACCAGCAGCTCCTCTCGCTCCTCCTCAAGGTCATGTACATCAATATACACGACGACCAACTCTCCAAGAAACTTCAAGACATCATCGAAACACTCATTTGTATTACTACTAAAGACGATCAGCAGCATATTTTGGGGAGCTTAGAGACTAGGAGGCATTTGACGAGTCACGAGTTTTTAAGGAGACTCGAAGTGGCTAGGAATGAAGCGCGGACTTTTGCGAATCGGCCTTAG
- the LOC125224797 gene encoding MICOS complex subunit MIC13 homolog QIL1 — MLKFGIKSAIFGTAVYYTIDKGVWKDSSTTAALYEDLEKGASPYVGELKKQIPYELPPLPSNDRLSYLFKYYWNSGVKASFRFLVDLPEHVSDLTVKTIDIVSASLDSGEQSANLTPAKDK, encoded by the exons ATGCTGAA GTTTGGAATCAAATCTGCTATCTTCGGAACAGCAGTTTATTACACGATCGATAAAGGTGTCTGGAAGGATAGCAGCACCACTGCTGCATTATACGAAGATCTCGAAAAGGGTGCATCGCCTTACGTTGGAGAGCTCAAGAAACAAATACCCTATGAG CTACCTCCGCTTCCATCCAATGATAGATTGtcatatctatttaaatattactgGAACAGTGGAGTAAAAGCGTCATTCAGATTTCTTGTGGATCTCCCAGAGCATGTTTCCGATTTAACTGTGAAGACAATTGACATAGTGTCTGCTTCTTTGGATTCAGGAGAACAATCTGCAAACCTGACTCCAGCAAAGGATAAATGA